From Mesorhizobium sp. AR02, a single genomic window includes:
- the tnpC gene encoding IS66 family transposase, with the protein MSEQAPSIADFLARIATLEAAVCARDIAIAERDEQLRRERAEAALRIQRLQLQIDRFNRKAFGRSSEKLGQMQLELEDLEIDFAASVPDLDLPIVADTDKVRVLPVRKLNPNLPRKRVVREPSCACCTGCGGDLRAMGEDGDEMLDLVAQAWQVIETIRPKYSCRTCDKIIQAPAPAKAIARGKLSYAALAHIMMAKWGYHLPFYRLAQMMAAKGVDIERSTLARSAGYAAALLDPIYNRIREIGRTRTKIHTDDTRLPILAPGNGKTHKGALWVYVADDRNSGSQEPPIAWYRATMGRAGESVMTELAGFTGTLQADGFSGYNQLYKGGAIREAACLAHLRRKIFDVHDSQPTELSTTAMAGIQAIYRIEEEIRGLPPAERLAARRSRTRPLVRALRRQLMRQGKGLSRHADIAKAFAYGTNRWRAFNRFLYDGQLEPDNLIAERAIRGFTTTDSYCTSPQTSGNRDFWFSILMRHGPL; encoded by the coding sequence ACGGGATGAGCAGCTGCGAAGAGAGCGCGCCGAGGCCGCGCTTCGCATCCAGCGCCTGCAGCTGCAGATCGATCGCTTCAACCGCAAGGCCTTCGGCCGCTCCTCCGAGAAGCTCGGCCAGATGCAGCTCGAACTCGAAGATCTCGAGATCGATTTCGCCGCCAGCGTGCCCGATCTCGATCTGCCTATCGTCGCTGACACCGACAAGGTGCGGGTGTTGCCGGTGCGCAAGCTCAACCCCAACCTGCCGCGCAAGCGGGTCGTTCGCGAGCCCTCTTGCGCATGTTGCACGGGCTGCGGCGGCGATCTTCGCGCCATGGGCGAAGATGGCGACGAGATGCTCGATCTGGTGGCTCAGGCCTGGCAGGTGATCGAGACCATTAGACCCAAGTACAGCTGCCGGACCTGCGATAAAATCATCCAGGCGCCGGCGCCAGCCAAGGCCATAGCACGCGGCAAGCTCAGCTATGCCGCGCTCGCCCATATCATGATGGCGAAGTGGGGTTATCATCTGCCCTTCTACCGTCTGGCCCAGATGATGGCCGCCAAGGGCGTCGATATCGAGCGTTCCACGCTTGCGCGCAGCGCCGGCTACGCCGCCGCCTTGCTCGATCCGATCTACAACCGCATCCGCGAGATCGGCCGTACCCGCACCAAGATCCACACCGACGACACGCGGCTTCCGATCCTGGCGCCCGGCAACGGCAAGACCCACAAGGGCGCGCTCTGGGTTTACGTCGCCGACGACCGCAATTCGGGTTCGCAGGAGCCGCCGATCGCCTGGTATCGCGCCACCATGGGCCGCGCCGGCGAGAGCGTGATGACCGAGCTCGCCGGATTTACCGGCACGCTCCAGGCCGACGGTTTCAGCGGCTATAACCAGCTCTACAAGGGCGGCGCCATTCGAGAAGCAGCCTGCCTAGCCCATCTGCGTCGCAAGATATTCGACGTTCACGACAGCCAGCCGACCGAGCTCAGCACGACGGCGATGGCCGGTATCCAGGCGATCTACCGGATCGAGGAAGAGATACGGGGGCTCCCGCCCGCCGAGCGATTGGCCGCACGACGAAGTCGGACCCGACCACTGGTCCGCGCGCTGCGACGACAGCTCATGCGCCAGGGCAAGGGTTTGTCGCGCCATGCCGATATCGCCAAGGCCTTCGCCTATGGCACCAACCGATGGCGCGCGTTCAATCGCTTCCTCTACGATGGCCAGCTCGAGCCCGACAACCTGATCGCGGAGCGGGCCATTCGTGGATTTACAACGACCGATTCATACTGCACCTCTCCTCAAACGTCCGGAAACAGGGACTTTTGGTTTTCCATTTTGATGCGACACGGGCCCCTGTGA